From one Triticum urartu cultivar G1812 chromosome 3, Tu2.1, whole genome shotgun sequence genomic stretch:
- the LOC125548701 gene encoding pentatricopeptide repeat-containing protein At5g66500, mitochondrial-like: protein MARTTTPLSALLRGLSSRPSHSPAFHAALLKSSSLSSPIPATALLTAYAKAGLPGAASRLFDEMPVRDAVAWNALLACHVRHARCGAVAEVFRGMAAAGFAPTAATLCTMLKACASSRAVRPGRQVHARTVLACHGDVIMTTALVDLYMSCGCVEEAKRLFIHTDCPKDVALCNSVLSGCVENGQFREAFLMLRGIELNGITLTCALTACSAAANLAYGLQVHCKVLRCGFDSETVLCNALIDMYAKCGRTTAARVVFDRMTCRNIVSWSSMIDGYSRHGHGKEALDLFEGMEKAVPIVLPNAITFLAVLSACGHSGLVDEGRSKLHLMKRKYAIDPGPEHYACFIDMLGRAGLIDEAWDLYCCLHSNKSQLHGAICVAMLNACMANMDVARGNMVAEHIMEVDPQNPRNLVLISNFHAAAEQWSISDGSRKVIMDKGLNKEAASSHVSIG, encoded by the coding sequence ATGGCTCGCACGACCACTCCGCTCTCGGCGCTGCTCCGCGGCCTCTCTTCCCGCCCTTCCCACTCCCCCGCATTCCACGCCGCGCTGCTCAAGTCATCTTCCCTCTCCAGCCCCATCCCGGCCACCGCCCTCCTTACCGCCTACGCAAAAGCCGGCCTCCCAGGCGCCGCCTCCCGCCTGTTTGACGAAATGCCCGTGCGCGACGCCGTTGCCTGGAACGCGCTCCTTGCATGCCATGTCCGTCACGCGCGCTGCGGTGCCGTCGCTGAAGTCTTCCGCGGCATGGCGGCTGCCGGGTTCGCGCCAACGGCCGCCACCCTCTGCACCATGCTCAAGGCCTGTGCTTCCTCCCGCGCAGTCCGCCCCGGCCGCCAGGTTCATGCGCGGACAGTTCTTGCATGCCACGGTGATGTCATTATGACGACAGCTCTTGTTGATCTCTACATGAGCTGCGGCTGTGTCGAGGAGGCGAAGAGGCTGTTTATCCACACGGACTGCCCCAAGGACGTGGCGCTGTGCAACTCTGTTCTTTCAGGATGCGTGGAGAATGGCCAGTTCCGGGAGGCTTTCTTGATGCTGAGGGGAATTGAACTCAATGGAATCACACTGACTTGCGCTCTCACAGCTTGCTCAGCCGCAGCAAATCTGGCATACGGCCTTCAAGTGCACTGCAAGGTTCTCCGATGCGGGTTTGATTCTGAGACTGTCCTATGCAATGCACTTATTGACATGTATGCAAAGTGTGGGCGGACAACGGCTGCACGTGTGGTGTTTGATCGGATGACTTGCAGAAACATTGTTTCCTGGTCTAGCATGATTGATGGTTATAGTCGCCATGGGCATGGCAAAGAGGCTTTGGATTTGTTTGAGGGGATGGAGAAAGCTGTACCCATTGTCTTGCCTAATGCTATTACATTTCTTGCTGTTCTCTCAGCTTGTGGACACTCTGGTCTTGTGGATGAAGGCCGGTCCAAGTTACATCTGATGAAAAGAAAGTATGCAATTGATCCAGGACCAGAGCACTACGCATGTTTTATTGACATGTTAGGCCGGGCAGGACTGATTGATGAGGCATGGGATCTCTACTGTTGTTTACATTCGAATAAAAGTCAGCTCCATGGTGCAATCTGTGTGGCTATGCTGAATGCATGTATGGCTAACATGGATGTGGCAAGAGGAAACATGGTTGCTGAGCATATTATGGAGGTTGATCCACAGAATCCTCGAAATCTTGTGTTAATATCAAATTTTCACGCTGCTGCTGAACAATGGTCTATATCAGATGGATCAAGGAAGGTTATAATGGACAAGGGTCTCAATAAAGAAGCAGCTAGTAGTCATGTCTCCATTGGCTAA